A single Candoia aspera isolate rCanAsp1 chromosome 5, rCanAsp1.hap2, whole genome shotgun sequence DNA region contains:
- the KCNJ6 gene encoding G protein-activated inward rectifier potassium channel 2, whose protein sequence is MEQDVESPVTIHPPKLPKQAREDLPKHLSKEGTKRKIQRYVRKDGKCNVHHGNVRETYRYLTDIFTTLVDLKWRFNLLIFVLVYTVTWLFFGFIWWLIAYIRGDMEHVGDKKWTPCVSNLNGFVSAFLFSIETETTIGYGYRVITDKCPEGIILLLVQSVLGSIVNAFMVGCMFVKISQPKKRAETLVFSTNAVISMRDGKLCLMFRVGDLRNSHIVEASIRAKLIKSKQTKEGEFIPLNQTDINVGYYTGDDRLFLVSPLIISHEINQQSPFWEISKAQLPKEELEIVVILEGMVEATGMTCQARSSYVTSEILWGYRFTPVLTLEDGFYEVDYNNFHETYETNTPSYSAKELAEMASRAELPLTWSVSSQLDQHAEIDTGEEAKSHEEQTERNGDVANLENESKV, encoded by the exons ATGGAGCAGGACGTGGAAAGCCCTGTTACAATTCATCCACCCAAGTTGCCCAAGCAGGCCAGAGAAGATCTGCCAAAGCATTTAAGCAAAGAAGGTACCAAAAGAAAAATCCAGAGGTATGTTAGGAAGGACGGAAAGTGCAATGTCCACCATGGAAACGTGAGAGAGACTTATCGTTATTTGACCGATATCTTCACTACCTTGGTCGACCTCAAATGGAGATTCAACCTTTTGATATTTGTCTTGGTTTATACTGTGACTTGGTTGTTCTTTGGATTCATCTGGTGGCTAATTGCTTACATCCGAGGAGACATGGAGCATGTAGGAGATAAGAAATGGACACCATGTGTTAGTAACCTCAATGGATTTGTCTCAGCCTTTTTATTCTCTATAGAGACAGAAACCACAATTGGGTATGGTTATCGGGTTATCACAGACAAATGTCCTGAAGGAATTATCCTGCTTTTAGTTCAGTCTGTTTTAGGATCTATTGTTAATGCTTTCATGGTTGGCTGCATGTTTGTAAAAATATCACAGCCCAAGAAGAGAGCAGAAACTCTGGTGTTTTCTACCAATGCTGTAATTTCTATGCGGGATGGAAAACTATGTTTGATGTTTCGAGTTGGGGACCTTAGAAATTCACACATTGTGGAAGCATCAATACGAGCCAAGCTGATCAAGTCCAAACAGACAAAGGAGGGGGAATTTATACCTCTCAACCAAACAGATATCAATGTAGGTTATTATACTGGGGATGATCGTCTGTTTTTGGTTTCACCACTAATCATCAGCCATGAAATAAACCAACAGAGTCCTTTCTGGGAGATTTCCAAAGCTCAGTTGCCCAAAGAGGAATTAGAAATAGTTGTGATCCTAGAAGGAATGGTGGAAGCTACAG GGATGACGTGCCAAGCCCGAAGTTCTTACGTTACCAGTGAAATTCTATGGGGTTATCGTTTCACACCAGTTCTCACCCTAGAGGATGGATTTTATGAAGTTGATTATAATAATTTCCATGAGACATATGAAACCAACACCCCATCTTATAGCGCCAAAGAATTGGCAGAGATGGCCAGTCGAGCAGAATTACCCCTTACTTGGTCTGTCTCAAGCCAGTTAGATCAACATGCTGAAATAGATACTGGAGAGGAGGCTAAAAGCCATGAAGAACAAACAGAAAGGAATGGTGATGTGGCCAACTTAGAGAATGAATCCAAAGTTTAG